The DNA sequence gtctcatcttgatccctattaaagtgacgagatcacacaattatgctgcaaacatgcctgcaaggaaggacgtccctacgagaggatgtacgcgccaccctacacggaggtaggcatggcgccaatgccaaagagagtggcactctggtgttacaggccctggccccagctaggatgcgtgggaggcccatgggttcgaaggatactttggcacattccaatcctttaatcatcaagactcaaaatccatctcatgagtatcttccgggttatggttatcgttgggggacgcctcaacgtcaaaccctattcctgagaatatagagctctatgaaacttacactagtgtacatgagacgtgggatagaaactccatcataattgatgatgtagttacgcattttgttgcgcatgagtttgctgagtccgatgatatcgaaccacgctccgttgatgaatgaatgccaacgtagagagtttttggcctaaatggaaagatgcgatccaggttaagatggattctctaacgaagaggaaggttttcgagctagagatgccaacacctcctaacataaaacctgttgactaatgggtcttcgttagaaagcgtgatgagaaaaagagatggtaatctcgccttatggcgcaagacttctcacaaacgccctggaatcgactacgatgagacatattctctcgtaatggatgtcatttcactccactaccctgtcagtttggtagttttcgaataactgaacatgcagcctacaaatgtggtcactacttATCTCTataggatctagatacggaatatacatgaaggttcatggtgaacttcatttacccaagtcaagtggctctagaccatggagcgcgtttacaaagaggttgaaacgctcactaaagtgactacttgattgggaagggatatgcccacgcatttctataacaagtttcagattctatcgcggttcatgttggacatgatcttcattaaaagcccttaaagagttaagggaaaccgctgaacacttgaaatctgtagtttgagatgaaggattttgggagaacacgattatgtctcggtttggaacttgagcatcgtgtcaatagatgcttaggcattttgacaaggtcaagcctccaagcacccccatgatcgtctgtagtcttgatcctgaaaagggtcctcttcgttcgaaggataatgacgaagatgcgctaggggcagaaatgccctagttaagtacaataggcgcattattgtacttagctcaatgcacaagaccggacatctcatttaccatgaacttgttagctagatatagctctgcgccaacgcgacgccattggattggtgtaaaagatatcttttgatacttgagatgtatgaatgatatgggcttgttctatccctacgaagagatgatggattcggactcatcacacaccagaaacgtcgacaacgctggcctgcgttctctatccccattccaaaacgacatgtgttttggaaggttttactgatgttgggtatctgtctgacccacacaatggtcattcccaatccggttaagtgttcaccatgggaaaagaccatgacatcttggaggtctacatattagaccctagtcgctatatcttcgaacaatgcagagatcattgctcttcacgaagtggttcgtgaatgtatatggattggatccataattacgcatgttcgaacaattgtggtttgaagtctaccacagatgagcctacgagcatttaggataatgctacttgttttgaacaaatgaggcaaggctacatcaaaagcgacaacaccaagcataatcagcaacaacagacactcctcgagatcaaagtgaactaggttcgatctgaggacagtgaggcagacttgtttactaagtcattgcccaataccacgttcgagaaacatgtggcaagaattgacttgcggaaattatctgaactgccatgatcgtagtcatcagggggaggtgcagacatcagggggagatgtctacatgttcgtctcgaatcgtgaagggtgtgttgtgctctttttccccttcgaccgaggttatttttgtcccactgggtttttgttactcggcaaggtttttaacgaggcaacgagagaagcaccgcgtttgggcaacacaagggggagtgttgaaggaaagcCTAATTtttgtttagcccaaactctaggttacttgacctagtggtaataggatttaattagaaggatctagaatcctaatcaatgtataattactttccttgtatgattgagattctatgcattgtaatcctctatataaagaggcccctattatcaatgagaatacacagcaaattcctctcaaattcagtttctctacaacaatgaGTTATTTataacaataactacaagataatggcaattaaaaatattatcatgAAAATTGTAACTCTTGCAACAAATTATCATGACAAATTCGGTTATGAAAGAATTGTAATAAAGGTAATTTAAACATAATAAATGTGATTAAACAGATAACAATAATACAACATAATTACGTTTAATCGGTGCCAAAATATaggcttaaaatgactaaacaaaataaatagagacgAAAAAAACgcctaaacataggcttaaaatttatCGGTGTCAAGAAAAACCACCGCTGATCatgtaatcaatatgttttccattgtccacaaaaaaatcagagactttgagcttgttatcttcactgacagattctccacataattttagttgggaggtaatcatatgtttagcggaattgaaaattagtgacagatttaaagttctgaaggcgcaaaatgcgtccattcatatcgtgctctagatagaacaatggttttctggtgagcaaattgatcagccaatgcttgccaaatctcaagtgGATCTTTCACCGTAAGGTAATCATATTTTAGGATCTTATCAAGATGATAATGCAAGAAAATCATAGGTTTGGCGGATCTTGCacagatgacttattgtcaactttgatggcatttccagagtttttagccataaggtgaatttcagcatcaaatagttcttgccagaaattttaagaggatcaaaatccaattttgttagatgcttcatctttctacaaagagaaagatgagatatatcaggatccataattattagaacagtacgttctatgaaaaattcatatacgaaacaaaggtttcgaagagttcataaatatgaacaatggatcccatagggaatacacgagaaaaacattcgtgtgatgtctatagaaccataggttctaagactactcggtcaAAGGACTCGAGTCTTGAGCAATGGAGCACGTAGTTCTCATTGTCGTATatcaaatataaattttcaacaattatattatataaaagatacatacaaatatatgtaaatgatcgcataaagaaaattgatattcatctaggagagaaagaagaaaaactcatagatcattagcaTTGGTCATAAGAaactatgttgcaccataaggcttgcggatcatcatggagttcaaagaagaagaagaagaaaaataagtgcaaattcgtgctgataacgttttataaactagagaaaaatatagagatagaagagagaaacagagtatggaggaggtagaagtgtgtatttcattctcattagacccctttatataggagtagtgtttacatcataaagacataactaatgagtatttacagtggacaaccacatttatataatatttataacagaTAATATTAAAAACCGAAATACTGAATTTAGTAGATATGATtaaagactgaaaattttgttggtaattggtagctccaTTTTTAAATCGAAAgctttaattttaaaattaataaaGACTTGTAACTGATTCAAACCGACCGATTGACAGTTCtaccaataagaatttaaagtTCAATTTATAATatgtgagggaaaaaaaaaaaggcacatAAGAAAGGCGAGCCGGTGTTCAGTGCTATTTTCTGTAATTTCACACCGAAGAATACAGAGTTTCTGGCGTTCAGATTCCAGTGCTCAAAAGCCCCAAATCCCAAATTGACGGAGCAAGAAATTGGTGGCCGGTTCATTTTGAGTTGAGAAAGCATTGGTATTGGGTGAGTCCCTTGCCTTGTTGTCCTTTGCTCCAATTATGTTTGGTCTTTATTGTAGAACAAGATTGCAATTAGTATTTCCAAGTTATCTCTGCTTTCGAAAGACGCCTCCTTTTATCACAtcattttcatcaaaatcattATCAGGTGATGAAAAAGGTCGctcttttacagtttcatacttTGTGAACTCATTTGGGTTCTCCCCAGAACTTGCTCTTTTTTTGTCCAAGAAACATAAGATACAGTTTGAATCCCGAGAAAAACCAGACTCAGTTATTAAGCTTCTGAAACACTATGGACTCACTGGTACCCATGTCTCTGAAATCGCTAGGAAACGCCCACACCTGTTTTTATTCAATGCTGAGAAGACCCTTTTGCCCAAACTCGAGTTTTTTTGTTCTATTGGCATTTCAGGCACTGTCCTTGCTAGGCTCCTTTGTAACAACCCAAGAATCTTGGCATTAAGCTTAGAGAGAAGTCTCAGACCTTGTTATGATCTCACCAAAACTCTACGTATCCCCGACGAAAAGCTCCGTTATTTTTTTGGTGACTTCAGGCGGAATAGTTTGGAAAGACTCTGCATTGTTGCTCGAAATATTCCGGTGCTGACAGCACATGATGTGCCACAATCCTCATTTCCTCTGTGGGTGCCCTTTTATTTTAGGGCACTATCCTTTGACTCTGAGAAGGTTAAGACAAATCTTCACAAGGTCATTAGCATGGGATTCGACCCTTCATCTGCCACATTCATGAAAGCACTGTATGTGATATCAGTGACGGATACATCGAAATGGGAACAGAAGATGGAATTTTATAGCAAGTGGGGTTGGACTGAAGATGATGTGTTGTTGGCATTTAGAAGGAGTCCCTTGTTTATGTCCTTCAGTGAGAAGATTATTTCCAGTAAAATGGATTTTTATGTGAATACATTGGGTTGCCAGCCCTCAGATGTGGCTGGATGTCCAGATGTTCTAACTTATAGTTTGGAGAAGCGAATCATACCTAGGTGTTCAGTTATCAGACTTCTCCAGTTAGAGGGCTTAATCGCAAAGGAAGATGCATCTATAATTACCATTCTGCAGAAAAGTGAGAAGTGGTTCTTGGAAAGGTTTGTGATCAAATATCAAGAGCAAGTACCAGAATTGCTGACATCTTACAAGGAAAAAATCAGTCTTGCAAAGTTTGGCTTAGGATTTGATGAAAGAGGTGGAGTGAAACAAGTCTAGGACAAAGCTTGTTATTCTGCATTCTAATTGATGATTCTGAGGATGAAGTTCTACTACAAAGAGAGAGTTTTAAATGGCAATGCAGAAAATGATGTTCTTTTCTGTGTATGACTTGACCAAGTATGCTATCCTCAAACCGCTTAGTTCTGAGAGATGAATTCTTATGATAGATAGAGAGGTGTTCAACTCAGATAGGATTGCTCCTGAACTGCTTCTTGACAGGCATCTTCATATTACATGTTTAACACACTCTCTACGTTTTTGAACACTACTACGTGAACACTTCGAATCCAAAGCCATGTAGCTtagatttcttttcctttgaagAAACTGTATGTCAATCATTTGTATTTGCTGCACTCCTGTAATAGGATCAGTAACTCGGTACATTACTGGTTCACTGGTTCACTCTGATAAATATGAAATTGCAGTATCAATGCGGAGAACATTGTGCTACATTTACATCTGCATTGAGTCTTGACCAACATGAAAATGGATAAGTAATTCAAGATTTAGAGAACGTTGTGCTACATTTACATCTGGAGTGTTTGGTACGTAGTATATGTTGTAGGTTGGGAAGGGTTTGGCCATGGATGTAAACAAATCTCTCAATCACCCTTCCTTGGGGTTGGTCCATTCAACATGGTTTACTCAAGTGTAAAGCAGTATTGGGATTCTCTCGTGAGTAATTTCCTTACATTTCATTCTGTATATTTTTGATAAACGAACATGACTTTTTTTCACTGTCTCATAATGGGTGAATAATGCTTATTATCTTCTGCTTGTGCTGTCGATTAATCTGCAGCATGTGTGGACAAGATCTTCTGCAGTCCATGAAGAAAGTCGATGAGGGCTATCAATGAGGCCTTGTTTGAATTCCAGCAGTGGTTGCCTTCTCTCTATGCACCTGATTGTGCTCATGTGATTGGTGTTAGCTTGGTCGCCAGGTACTCCTGAGTTGAATCTGTGGGAGAAGGAACAATGATATGTAGCAGCAGGAAAAGTACCAAAAATGTAGAAACAAGCCTCATACTAACTGTAATGAAGTTTAAGATCAAAGAAGCGATAGATTTGACTGCTGCAAAGCAGGGTATTATACACCCAAATGCCAATATTTTGTTCATCAGTGTTAGATATTCAACTTTTAGTGATCGAATCTGGTTTACAATTTACTTTGAATGCTTTTAGTTGTTCGGCTCTGGTATTTGTTCATTTCAGGTGAAGCTTCTTTAGCTCAAACACAGGTTCCAACTTCTACCGGTTCAAATTAGGCCTCAAGAGCGTAAAGTTCAGGGTTTACATGTACGAGACCAGAGAAAAAAGATGACTTTGAGATGTGGAATTGGTTGCATATTTTGTCATCCAACATTGATTGCAATTCATTAGGATTTACACAGAATAAGAACTTCACGATCTTGGTTTACTTAAAAGATCAAGAATTAAAGTATTAAAGTTTGCAAATTAATTGAAATTTAGATGTTTGAATCATTGTAGACTATGCATAACTATATTTAGACTATGCTTCATCACTTTGGGGATGAAGTCCAATTTATGATCAAAAGATATTCCTTAGGGCCTCTTGTTTCACGGATTTTAAACTTGGTAAATGGAAAGTGCTTACTTTTCCGTGTTTGGTAAGTGCAAGGTTAGGAAAATGATTCCTCTTGCAAGGGAAAATAGGAAGGAAAATGAATCATTCCGTTCTCCTAAGGAAccattttattttctcatttCCTAGCATTTATTACACTTTTCTAACATTTATTACACTATTTGTAAGGCTAAAATAATTCTATAAGAAAAatggtccttgacccaaagccctAAAATAAGctaaagttatcccacttaccccagcaacagatttttattccccactacccaatttaaattaaaaagacaattttaccctcaatcaaattaataaattacaccatATGCCAtcgagctctctctcctctctccccttCGATctgactctctctcctcttcgatctgattctctctctctctctctctctctctctctcacatccgGCAATAGTCTTGCAGCCCAGAAACCGGCGCTCGTGCAGTTGGCGACGAGTTTGTGCAGCCCAGAAGACGGCGGCGAGTTCGTGCAGCCGGCCCCATCGATCGTACAGCCGGCGGCTAGTTCGTGCAGCATGCTCGGAGTTCCTTTACGTCACCTCCGTGCAGCTAGGTCGGAGTTCCGGTTAGTGTAGCGAGCTCGGAGTTCGCGCCATCGATTGCCGGCAGCGAGTTCGTGCTGAAGACTGAACTCACCGGTTGCTTGGCTTAGCCGATCACGAAATCAAAACCGCAACTCATCTCCGGCGGGAATTGGCTCTCGAGCTCGACCTCTGGTGCTCGACCCAGGCTCTCCGGCCTCGACACAGGCCTGTGGCAGAGGAGAACATGGATCTGGTATGCCGGTGGTGGAGGAGAACCATGatttggtgcccagagcttttctctgggtgcccaaatcaaattctttttttttttgctgtaaaTTGGTTCAGAAgcccaaaatgaaaagaaagaaagaaaaaaaaaggttctattggggcaatagaggcctcttaaatatctattggggggcaatagacgtctattggagggcagtagacgttttgaattgatgtaatctcctttttttttttttgttaatcaaagttttatttatctaattttaataaataaacgTGTATTAGGaggtaatagacatctattggagggcaatagacgtctattggggggcaatacatagctgatagtcgtctattggggggcaatacatgattgatagtcgtctattgggggacaataaactatcggggcaatagacgtctgttGGGAGGCAATatacatctattgggggcaaaaaaactttccggtgagattttcagcaaattccggtgggcggcagccggtgactggaatccggcgacaagtgacaggaatccggcgaccggtgaccggattccggcggccggtgacgggctccggcgaagtctcctatggtttctctctcttccattttctctctctctctctctaagtaacaaaggggtgaggggtaaaattgtatcaaaaaaaaattaaaaacaaaaaaaaaatcttaatggggta is a window from the Rosa chinensis cultivar Old Blush chromosome 2, RchiOBHm-V2, whole genome shotgun sequence genome containing:
- the LOC112187377 gene encoding transcription termination factor MTERF2, chloroplastic; protein product: MFGLYCRTRLQLVFPSYLCFRKTPPFITSFSSKSLSGDEKGRSFTVSYFVNSFGFSPELALFLSKKHKIQFESREKPDSVIKLLKHYGLTGTHVSEIARKRPHLFLFNAEKTLLPKLEFFCSIGISGTVLARLLCNNPRILALSLERSLRPCYDLTKTLRIPDEKLRYFFGDFRRNSLERLCIVARNIPVLTAHDVPQSSFPLWVPFYFRALSFDSEKVKTNLHKVISMGFDPSSATFMKALYVISVTDTSKWEQKMEFYSKWGWTEDDVLLAFRRSPLFMSFSEKIISSKMDFYVNTLGCQPSDVAGCPDVLTYSLEKRIIPRCSVIRLLQLEGLIAKEDASIITILQKSEKWFLERFVIKYQEQVPELLTSYKEKISLAKFGLGFDERGGVKQV